taataacccctcttgttaaagtaaaatatgtccaacacaagaggccatcagctctcatctgtctgcccagccgttggacaggacaagtaaaaaaaaaaaaataataattattgaacaagattttggctttaaaccctgtttcatgtttttcacaaTCATCAGATGGCAATAAACCCAACAAAGATTCATGCATACATGTGGCATCATTACAAACCTCAACAAGTTTATCAAGAGCTATTTGAACCTCCGTTTTATCATCTTTAACCATTAAACTTTGCAGCGATTTCCTAATGTTGCttgctttatttaatttcagttttctgttattttgttgCTTGTCCAGTTTATCAGCGAGAGCTTTTATAGTCAGTCTAACTCGCTTTTCAGCTTGTATTTCACTGCCAGTCAGACTATTAGTTCTGCTCTTGGTGGACGCTGCAGCTCCGACTGTTACATGCCGCCGCCctcttttactctttttaaaGCGCTCATTGAGCAGTCTCATTGATCAGTAATCCAATGCATTGGATTTTTTGTTCAGTTATGTGTGCACACTTTTTAAATTACCATTGAAGGTGTAGCGCTACTCATACCTCTTGGTTGTTAAAGTGTTGGGCGCCGAAGGCAGAGCTGAACTTCATGGACCACTTCAGTTGTCGGCTCTTCCTTGTCAAAATCCACAAATTATTCCAATTGTCCGCTCTAATATTCTAATCGGATTCAAAAGAATTGTATGCGGCAATGGGTCTTGCTGATATTCTCGCTGTCAGCACTGGTTCCAGCTGGTTCGTTCACTCAAAGTTATCCACCGATGCTCTGAACTGGCTTCCGAACCCCGAGATTTCCATCAATCCATTCAAAGGAAGGAGTGATTTTTTACTAGTAAGTGTAGGAGCTAAAGGCCTAGAAACTTTTTAGTACAGTACTCTGTTAGTGGTTGTGTCATTATGGCTTCGATTACAAAAGGgctttattcagacatacctgtGGTTTGTCacaagattcataacccctgttgttaaagtaaaatatgtccaacacaagaggccttcagttctcatctgtttgcttagctgttggacaggacaagttaagacTGGTTCCTCTGCTGAGAAAAAGTTCAATCGCCATGTATTTAATTATCATTTTATTGCCCAGCCCTATGTCCTGCTTTACCTGTTTCACAGCACAAAGCAATAATTAACATCACATTAACAAAatatgtgatgtgatccccagcTTGTTCCTTAGGATACCCTATGGGGAGAGAGGATTAACAGGCCCAGGAAGCTAATGCCCTAGGGACCCAACCAAGCTCTCTTTTAAATTGTGCTGTCATTATGAAGTATAAAAGGGCTTCCTCTTGTGTTTCTGCAGTGCTCCCCCAGCATTGGATGACTGAAGAAGAGGATCTCCgcaaccagcagaggaacttcaaagtggaacaggaggaaccagaacctccaaagattaaagaggaacaggaggaaccagaacctccaatgATTAAAGAGGAGCCAGAGGAGCACTGcatcagtcaggatgaagatcagcttgatctgaagcaggagactgataccttgatggagatACCTACtaatgaggaagatgagaacagtgaagcagatccaaacaatcagcagagctttaatgtaactgatagtcaggatgaagaagaaaaccaacatgaagtatcatcatcaactacagatgaagagacagaatcaacatcaactacagatgaagagacagactcaaaatcaaatacagatgaagagacagacccacagTACATAGATCAGTGGAAGAGAGAAGTCAGAAGTCATGTCCAAAGTTTGGACAGCTCTCACATGTCAGCAAGTCAGTGTGACTCTGATGGTAGTAAAAAATCAAAGAAGGATGATTcggttaagaaacacaaacaatcttcaaaacagaaaaaacgttCCTCTTTGAAGTATGGTGAAAGCTCAAGAGTAGCTAACAAACTTTTTCATGTAAGATTTCATAAAGGAAAGAAGCGATTTTCATGTAAAGGATGTGAtaaaggttttagttttttatctaatctcaaaaaacatattagaACTCATACAAgggagaagcctttttcttgtaaagaatgtgacaaaagtttTAGTCAAGCATCTAATCTCcaaagacacatgagaactcatacaggagaaaagcctttttcttgtaaagaatgtgacaaCAGTTTCAATCGTATAACtcatctcaaaagacacatgagaactcatacaggcaaaaaaccttttccttgtaaagaatgtgacaa
The sequence above is drawn from the Oryzias latipes chromosome 2, ASM223467v1 genome and encodes:
- the LOC111948729 gene encoding gastrula zinc finger protein XlCGF49.1-like; protein product: MSASQCDSDGSKKSKKDDSVKKHKQSSKQKKRSSLKYGESSRVANKLFHVRFHKGKKRFSCKGCDKGFSFLSNLKKHIRTHTREKPFSCKECDKSFSQASNLQRHMRTHTGEKPFSCKECDNSFNRITHLKRHMRTHTGKKPFPCKECDKGFRDVSDLKRHMRTHTGEKPFYCKECDKSFCDGSNLKRHMRTHTGEKPFSCKECDKSFSAVSNLKRHMRTHTGEKHFKTF